One segment of Stenotrophomonas sp. SAU14A_NAIMI4_8 DNA contains the following:
- the plsB gene encoding glycerol-3-phosphate 1-O-acyltransferase PlsB has translation MAPMSKQNPLPFPGEESQTTPAEAVPASPSTGTGPNPVPPPAAARAAGRRPLWARLLGRLVEPWLSLKIEPEDPGQYNDGRPVVYVLEDYGLSNALILDKACRQAGLPSPLVPLAGDPTGRKRAYLALSRRSSSNSLIPEQRGAKTHSDSLAKVLQAHRVRDDLDVHLVPVSIFVGRAPDKQSGWFAVLFSENWALVGRFRRLLGLLLNGRSTIVRFAPPISLRSTVDEGLEPERTVRKLQRVLRTHFRRIRESVIGPDLSTRRLLVDQVLAAETVREAIAAQAKRDNSKPAEAWKKAHAYAWEIAADYSSPVVRSASFMLSHVWNRIYAGVLVHHLDKFKAAAPGHEVVYVPSHRSHMDYLLLSYLLYDRGIVPPHIVAGINLNLPVVGTLLRKGGAFFIRRSIRGNALYSAVLSEYVAQLVAGGYSIEYFVEGGRSRTGRLLQPKGGMISMTLRAFLRQPRKPVLFQPVYIGYEKLMEGGSYLDELSGRPKEKESIWQLLWGIPKVLKQNYGQVVVNFGEPIALNDVLAEKAPEWNGEAVSEDEKPSWLSSTVDTLAERIQVRINGAADVNPINLLALALLSTPKHAMGEADLIAQIELCKTLLVEMPYSDRVTVTPHSPERIIAHAEEINVLTRIKHPLGDVLSVSGDTAVLLSYFRNNVLHLFTASSWVACCFQNNRRMSRTGLVQLGRTVYPFLQAELFLPWSEDEFAQRIEQTIDVFVREGLLQNINDDDGGILARNTGQTDEVFRLRAIGHSLQQAFERYYITISVLVKNGPGVLGTAELESLCQQAAQRLSLLYAPAAPEFFDKTLFRGFIQKLRELRLVWPDENSKLVFDQRLDAWAKDAKFILGRELRHTIERVSPEAARPDEPTPQA, from the coding sequence ATGGCGCCGATGTCGAAACAGAACCCGCTGCCGTTCCCCGGCGAAGAATCCCAGACGACGCCCGCCGAAGCAGTGCCGGCGTCCCCCTCGACCGGCACCGGCCCCAACCCGGTACCGCCGCCTGCGGCTGCGCGCGCCGCGGGCCGCCGCCCGTTGTGGGCGCGGCTGCTGGGCCGGCTGGTGGAACCGTGGCTGTCGCTGAAGATCGAACCGGAAGATCCGGGCCAGTACAACGACGGCCGCCCGGTGGTCTACGTGCTGGAAGACTACGGCCTGTCCAACGCGCTGATCCTGGACAAGGCCTGCCGCCAGGCCGGTCTGCCCTCGCCGCTGGTGCCGCTGGCCGGTGACCCCACCGGCCGCAAGCGCGCCTACCTGGCGCTGTCGCGGCGCAGCTCCAGCAATTCGCTCATTCCAGAGCAGCGCGGCGCCAAGACCCATTCCGATTCGCTGGCCAAGGTGCTGCAGGCGCACCGCGTGCGCGACGATCTGGACGTGCACCTGGTGCCGGTCTCGATCTTCGTGGGCCGCGCGCCGGACAAGCAGAGCGGCTGGTTCGCGGTGCTGTTCTCGGAAAACTGGGCGCTGGTCGGCCGCTTCCGCCGCCTGCTGGGCCTGCTGCTGAACGGCCGCAGCACCATCGTGCGCTTCGCCCCGCCCATTTCGCTGCGTTCCACCGTGGACGAGGGCCTGGAGCCCGAGCGTACGGTGCGCAAGCTGCAGCGCGTGCTGCGTACCCACTTCCGCCGCATCCGTGAATCGGTGATCGGCCCGGATCTGTCCACCCGCCGCCTGCTGGTGGACCAGGTGCTGGCCGCCGAAACGGTGCGCGAAGCCATTGCCGCCCAGGCCAAGCGCGACAACTCCAAGCCCGCCGAGGCCTGGAAGAAGGCGCATGCCTACGCCTGGGAAATCGCCGCGGACTATTCCAGCCCGGTGGTGCGCTCGGCCAGCTTCATGCTCAGCCACGTGTGGAACCGCATCTACGCCGGCGTGCTGGTGCACCACCTGGACAAGTTCAAGGCCGCCGCGCCGGGCCACGAAGTGGTGTACGTGCCCAGCCACCGCAGCCACATGGACTACCTGCTGCTGTCCTACCTGCTGTACGACCGTGGCATCGTGCCGCCGCACATCGTGGCCGGCATCAACCTGAACCTGCCGGTGGTCGGCACCCTGCTGCGCAAGGGCGGTGCGTTCTTCATCCGCCGTTCGATCCGCGGCAACGCGCTGTATTCGGCGGTGCTGAGTGAATACGTGGCGCAGCTTGTCGCTGGCGGCTATTCCATCGAGTACTTCGTCGAAGGTGGCCGTTCGCGTACCGGCCGCCTGCTGCAGCCCAAGGGCGGCATGATCTCGATGACCCTGCGCGCCTTCCTGCGCCAGCCGCGCAAGCCGGTGCTGTTCCAGCCGGTCTACATCGGCTATGAAAAGCTGATGGAAGGCGGCAGCTACCTGGATGAACTGTCCGGGCGGCCGAAGGAAAAGGAATCGATCTGGCAGCTGCTGTGGGGCATCCCCAAGGTGCTGAAGCAGAACTACGGCCAGGTGGTGGTGAACTTCGGCGAACCGATCGCGCTGAATGACGTGCTGGCTGAAAAGGCGCCGGAGTGGAACGGCGAGGCCGTCTCGGAAGACGAGAAGCCGAGCTGGCTGTCCAGCACCGTCGATACCCTGGCCGAGCGCATCCAGGTGCGCATCAACGGCGCCGCCGACGTCAACCCGATCAACCTGCTGGCGCTGGCGCTGCTGTCCACGCCCAAGCACGCGATGGGCGAGGCCGACCTGATCGCGCAGATCGAGCTGTGCAAGACCCTGCTGGTCGAGATGCCGTATTCGGACCGGGTGACGGTGACCCCGCACTCGCCGGAGCGCATCATCGCCCACGCCGAGGAAATCAACGTCCTGACCCGCATCAAGCACCCGCTGGGTGACGTGCTCAGTGTCAGCGGCGACACCGCGGTGCTGCTCAGCTACTTCCGCAACAACGTGCTGCACCTGTTCACCGCGTCCTCGTGGGTGGCCTGCTGCTTCCAGAACAACCGCCGCATGAGCCGCACCGGCCTGGTGCAGCTGGGCCGCACGGTGTACCCGTTCCTGCAGGCCGAGCTGTTCCTGCCGTGGAGCGAAGATGAATTCGCCCAGCGCATCGAGCAGACCATCGACGTGTTCGTGCGCGAAGGCCTGCTGCAGAACATCAATGACGATGACGGCGGCATCCTGGCGCGCAACACCGGCCAGACCGACGAAGTCTTCCGGCTGCGCGCGATCGGCCATTCGCTGCAGCAGGCGTTCGAGCGCTACTACATCACCATTTCAGTGCTGGTGAAGAACGGCCCGGGTGTGCTCGGTACCGCGGAACTGGAAAGCCTGTGCCAGCAGGCGGCGCAGCGCCTGAGCCTGCTGTACGCCCCGGCCGCGCCCGAGTTCTTCGACAAGACCCTGTTCCGCGGCTTCATCCAGAAGCTGCGCGAGCTGCGCCTGGTCTGGCCCGACGAGAACAGCAAGCTGGTGTTCGACCAGCGGCTGGATGCCTGGGCCAAGGATGCCAAGTTCATCCTGGGCCGCGAGCTGCGCCACACCATTGAGCGGGTCAGCCCGGAAGCGGCGCGCCCGGACGAGCCGACCCCGCAGGCCTGA
- a CDS encoding SprT family zinc-dependent metalloprotease, protein MSRLLRRLIGTTPPATVQRDTVRLRLEDAEIEVLRVRDPRARRIKLSVDERGARLTLPPRASLVMGERFLEQHRDWLALQLRVYQDNGLPAPLQPGEPGELPLRGELLPVRWQEGRYARLEIDEHGACVQWPTRAGDATLRRLLREFYEAQTRADVGRWLPKYLPGLPRAPSRVRLKVMSSQWGSLAPDGSMALDLALVLGRPAAFEYVLVHELCHLIQANHSPAFWQEVEQRFPAWREQRDYFQLEGRRLKAMLRQLV, encoded by the coding sequence ATGAGCCGCTTGCTGCGCCGCCTGATCGGCACGACCCCGCCCGCCACCGTGCAGCGCGATACCGTGCGCCTGCGCCTGGAAGATGCCGAGATCGAGGTGCTGCGCGTGCGCGACCCGCGCGCCCGCCGCATCAAGCTGAGCGTGGACGAGCGTGGCGCGCGTCTGACCCTGCCGCCGCGCGCCAGCCTGGTGATGGGCGAGCGCTTCCTGGAACAGCACCGCGACTGGCTGGCGCTGCAACTGCGCGTCTACCAGGACAACGGCCTGCCGGCGCCGCTGCAGCCGGGTGAGCCCGGCGAGTTGCCGCTGCGCGGCGAGCTGCTGCCGGTGCGCTGGCAGGAAGGCCGCTACGCCCGGCTGGAGATCGACGAACACGGCGCCTGCGTGCAGTGGCCGACCCGTGCCGGCGATGCCACGCTGCGGCGCCTGCTGCGCGAGTTCTACGAGGCCCAGACCCGCGCCGATGTCGGCCGCTGGCTGCCGAAGTACCTGCCGGGCCTGCCGCGCGCGCCCAGCCGCGTGCGGCTGAAGGTGATGTCCTCGCAATGGGGCTCGCTGGCCCCCGATGGCAGCATGGCGCTGGACCTGGCGCTGGTGCTGGGCCGGCCGGCGGCGTTCGAGTACGTGCTGGTGCACGAGCTCTGCCACCTGATCCAGGCCAACCACTCGCCGGCGTTCTGGCAGGAAGTGGAACAGCGCTTCCCGGCCTGGCGCGAGCAGCGCGACTACTTCCAGCTGGAAGGCCGCCGGTTGAAGGCCATGCTGCGCCAGCTGGTGTAG
- a CDS encoding recombination-associated protein RdgC, which translates to MFFRNLTFFRFPTATDFSEVDTLLPHALLKPVGALEMNSRGFISPFGREEKEQLSHRIADHLWLTVGGEDKILPAAVVNDLLERKLEEIEEKEGRRPGGRERKRMKDDLLHELLPRAFVKSSRNDAFIDLQHGYVVVDTSSRKTGEYFMSDIRGLLGSFPAMPLNAEVAPRSILTGWIAGEPLPTGLSLGEECEMKDPVEGGAVVKCQHQELRCDEIDKHLDAGKQVTKLALIFEDNLSFVIGDDLIVRKLKFLDGALDQLEHADEDGRRAEFDARFALQSAEIRRLFLLLEEAFKLSKAD; encoded by the coding sequence ATGTTCTTTCGCAACCTGACGTTCTTCCGCTTCCCGACCGCCACTGATTTTTCCGAAGTCGATACCCTGTTGCCGCACGCCCTGCTCAAGCCGGTGGGTGCGCTGGAAATGAACTCGCGCGGCTTCATCTCGCCGTTCGGCCGCGAGGAAAAAGAACAGCTGTCGCACCGCATCGCCGACCATCTGTGGCTGACGGTGGGGGGTGAAGACAAGATCCTGCCGGCAGCGGTGGTGAACGATCTGCTGGAGCGCAAGCTGGAAGAGATCGAAGAGAAGGAAGGCCGCCGCCCGGGTGGCCGCGAGCGCAAGCGCATGAAGGACGACCTGCTGCACGAACTGCTGCCGCGCGCCTTCGTGAAGTCCTCGCGCAATGATGCCTTCATCGATCTGCAGCACGGTTACGTGGTCGTGGATACGTCCAGCCGCAAGACCGGCGAATACTTCATGTCCGACATCCGCGGTCTGCTGGGCAGCTTCCCGGCCATGCCGCTGAACGCCGAAGTAGCGCCGCGCTCGATCCTGACCGGCTGGATTGCCGGCGAACCGCTGCCCACCGGCCTGAGCCTGGGCGAAGAATGCGAGATGAAGGACCCGGTGGAAGGCGGCGCGGTGGTGAAGTGCCAGCACCAGGAACTGCGCTGCGACGAGATCGACAAGCACCTGGATGCCGGCAAGCAGGTGACCAAGCTGGCGCTGATCTTCGAAGACAACCTGTCCTTCGTGATCGGCGACGATCTGATCGTGCGCAAGCTGAAGTTCCTCGACGGCGCCCTGGACCAGCTGGAGCACGCCGACGAAGACGGCCGCCGCGCCGAGTTCGACGCCCGCTTCGCCCTGCAGAGCGCCGAGATCCGCCGGCTGTTCCTGCTGCTGGAAGAGGCCTTCAAGCTCAGCAAGGCTGACTGA
- the ttcA gene encoding tRNA 2-thiocytidine(32) synthetase TtcA — translation MSAVISLPDPVPRAVRDARVGAVGHDALERRLRRQVGQAIADFGMIGAGDKVMVCLSGGKDSYTLLHLLLQLQKKAPVPFELVAVNLDQKQPGFPEHVLPQYLASLGVAYQIIEQDTYSVVSRVIPEGRTMCSLCSRLRRGALYAHAERHGFTRIALGHHRDDMVATFFMNLFHHAKLSGMPPKLRSDDGRHVVIRPLAYVREHDIAAYAQARQFPIIPCNLCGSQENLQRRQVGLMLKQWDADHPGRVDQIARAMGQVHPSQLADPALFDFMALDRGSAPPPPDDHAPAQISAA, via the coding sequence ATGAGTGCTGTGATCTCCCTTCCCGACCCGGTGCCGCGCGCGGTGCGCGATGCGCGCGTGGGCGCGGTCGGGCATGACGCACTGGAACGGCGCCTGCGCCGCCAGGTCGGCCAGGCCATCGCCGATTTCGGCATGATCGGCGCCGGCGACAAGGTCATGGTCTGCCTGTCCGGCGGCAAGGACAGCTACACCCTGCTGCACCTGCTGCTGCAGCTGCAGAAGAAGGCACCGGTGCCGTTCGAACTGGTGGCGGTGAACCTGGACCAGAAGCAGCCGGGCTTCCCCGAACACGTGCTGCCGCAGTACCTGGCCAGCCTGGGGGTGGCGTACCAGATCATCGAACAGGACACCTATTCGGTGGTCAGCCGGGTCATTCCCGAAGGCCGCACGATGTGTTCGCTGTGCTCGCGCCTGCGCCGTGGCGCGCTGTACGCCCATGCCGAACGGCACGGCTTCACCCGCATCGCGCTGGGCCACCACCGCGACGACATGGTGGCCACCTTCTTCATGAACCTGTTTCACCACGCCAAGCTGTCCGGCATGCCGCCGAAGCTGCGCAGCGACGATGGCCGCCACGTGGTGATCCGCCCGCTGGCCTACGTGCGCGAGCACGACATCGCCGCCTATGCACAGGCGCGCCAGTTCCCGATCATTCCCTGCAACCTGTGCGGCAGCCAGGAAAACCTGCAGCGCCGCCAGGTGGGCCTGATGCTGAAGCAGTGGGATGCCGACCACCCCGGCCGCGTAGACCAGATCGCACGGGCCATGGGCCAGGTGCATCCCTCGCAGCTGGCCGACCCCGCATTGTTTGATTTCATGGCGTTGGACCGTGGCAGTGCACCGCCACCGCCCGATGACCACGCACCCGCACAGATATCCGCTGCCTGA
- a CDS encoding methylglyoxal synthase → MRIGLAANRLHHHDPRAALFRWLRASEAGLRQLGVSLHAVGRTHDAIERHGFLAGYEGLRRYPYGRQGGLMKLVAEVVGMGGDRVLDGAIYLIDPVDPSSVFPEATALKRQCVIHGKPFISTVATARDWVEVERVHAGLAADPGADDLHAFGQQTLALIAHDAMKPAMLAFADTHFDVLARFGERVATGTTGQRLNELAWSRGWPSDTPWVTRYQSGPMGGDAQIADRVLEGLCQRAIFFEDPHVARQHEADIQLLERAVTTVTDQAVCITAPQVAARWATAAARRK, encoded by the coding sequence ATGCGCATCGGCCTGGCCGCCAACCGTCTGCACCACCATGATCCCCGTGCGGCGCTGTTCCGCTGGTTGCGCGCCAGCGAAGCGGGCCTGCGCCAGCTGGGCGTGTCGCTGCATGCGGTGGGCCGCACCCACGATGCGATCGAGCGGCATGGCTTCCTGGCCGGTTACGAAGGCCTGCGCCGCTATCCGTACGGTCGCCAGGGCGGACTGATGAAGCTGGTGGCGGAAGTGGTCGGCATGGGCGGCGATCGCGTGCTGGATGGCGCCATCTACCTGATCGATCCGGTCGATCCGTCCTCGGTGTTTCCCGAAGCCACGGCCTTGAAGCGGCAGTGCGTGATCCACGGCAAGCCCTTCATTTCCACGGTGGCCACCGCGCGTGACTGGGTGGAGGTGGAACGCGTGCATGCCGGCCTGGCCGCCGACCCGGGCGCCGATGACCTGCATGCCTTCGGCCAGCAGACGCTGGCGCTGATTGCCCACGATGCGATGAAGCCGGCCATGCTCGCCTTCGCCGATACGCACTTCGATGTGCTGGCCCGGTTCGGCGAGCGGGTGGCCACCGGCACCACCGGCCAGCGCTTGAACGAACTGGCGTGGAGCCGCGGCTGGCCGTCGGATACGCCGTGGGTGACCCGCTACCAGAGCGGGCCGATGGGCGGTGATGCGCAGATTGCCGACCGTGTGCTGGAGGGTCTGTGCCAGCGCGCGATCTTCTTCGAGGACCCGCACGTGGCACGCCAGCACGAAGCCGACATCCAGCTGCTGGAGCGCGCTGTCACCACCGTGACCGACCAGGCGGTGTGCATCACTGCACCGCAGGTGGCCGCGCGTTGGGCGACCGCAGCCGCAAGGCGCAAGTAG
- a CDS encoding YdcH family protein: protein MDTYSPAEIVERLVALRAEHRVLDEQITRMAANGEDELESKRLKRRKLQLKDCIAKLESLQIPDEPA, encoded by the coding sequence GTGGACACCTACAGCCCCGCCGAGATCGTCGAACGCCTGGTCGCCCTGCGCGCCGAACACCGCGTGCTGGATGAACAGATCACCCGCATGGCGGCCAATGGCGAGGACGAACTGGAATCCAAGCGCCTGAAGCGGCGCAAGCTGCAGTTGAAGGACTGCATCGCCAAGCTGGAAAGCCTGCAGATTCCCGACGAACCGGCGTAA